In one window of Microbacterium dextranolyticum DNA:
- a CDS encoding cobalamin-independent methionine synthase II family protein, with amino-acid sequence MSAVPTTTSGSLPRTAALIDANGARTLADDGFTLQSTPEFDALTAAAVADVVERQRAAGITLVGDGEFGKAMSNAVDYGAWWSYSFQRVAGLSLTEVNAFNEPPVESSPGNVRLTNFLGRRDRQLFPAVYAEAVEAGQTATAFPTTTGPLTYRGQDAVASDIRNLTAALRGGEQGFLTAIAPGSAARVRNEYYATDEEHIFAWADALREEYRAIVEAGLILQLDDPSLAENFDQISPEPSIADYQAFTRIRIDAINHAIAGLPKEQVRLHLCWGSWHGPHTTDVELKDILPVVLQANVGSISFEAGNVRHEHEFGAWADAAVPDDLVLVPGVVSHATNVVEHPELVAQRIRRFTDIVGADRVIASTDCGLGGRIHPDIAWAKLQTLGEGARRA; translated from the coding sequence ACGCTGCAGTCGACGCCGGAGTTCGACGCTCTCACGGCAGCGGCCGTCGCCGACGTCGTCGAGCGGCAGCGCGCGGCGGGCATCACGCTCGTCGGCGACGGCGAATTCGGCAAGGCGATGTCGAACGCCGTCGACTACGGCGCCTGGTGGTCGTACTCCTTCCAGCGTGTGGCCGGCCTGTCGCTGACCGAGGTCAACGCGTTCAACGAGCCGCCGGTCGAGTCGTCTCCCGGGAACGTCCGGCTGACGAACTTCCTCGGCCGTCGCGACCGCCAGCTCTTCCCGGCCGTCTACGCCGAGGCCGTCGAGGCCGGACAGACGGCGACCGCCTTCCCGACGACGACGGGCCCGCTGACCTACCGCGGGCAGGACGCGGTGGCATCCGACATCCGAAACCTCACCGCCGCGCTCCGGGGCGGCGAGCAGGGCTTCCTCACCGCGATCGCGCCCGGATCTGCGGCACGCGTGCGCAACGAGTACTACGCGACCGACGAGGAGCACATCTTCGCGTGGGCCGACGCCCTCCGCGAGGAGTACCGGGCCATCGTCGAGGCGGGACTCATCCTGCAGCTCGACGACCCGTCGCTCGCCGAGAACTTCGACCAGATCAGCCCCGAGCCCTCGATCGCCGACTACCAGGCATTCACGAGGATCCGCATCGACGCGATCAACCACGCGATCGCGGGCCTTCCGAAAGAGCAGGTGCGCCTGCACCTGTGCTGGGGCTCGTGGCACGGTCCGCACACGACCGACGTCGAGCTGAAAGACATCCTGCCCGTCGTCCTGCAGGCGAACGTCGGGTCGATCTCGTTCGAGGCGGGAAACGTCCGTCACGAGCACGAGTTCGGCGCATGGGCGGATGCCGCGGTGCCCGACGACCTGGTGCTCGTCCCCGGCGTCGTGAGCCACGCGACCAACGTGGTGGAACACCCCGAGCTCGTCGCGCAGCGCATCCGCCGCTTCACCGACATCGTCGGCGCCGACCGGGTGATCGCCTCGACCGACTGCGGGCTCGGCGGGCGCATCCACCCCGATATCGCGTGGGCGAAGCTGCAGACCCTCGGCGAAGGCGCGCGCCGCGCCTGA